From Nitrospinota bacterium, the proteins below share one genomic window:
- the argH gene encoding argininosuccinate lyase gives MKNKAWGGRFKAAQTKAFLEYGASIGFDKKLAEYDVMQNVAHATALHKARILTPGELKKIVGGLKKVAAEIRAGKFKYRVEDEDIHMNIERRLTEIIGPLAGKVHTGRSRNDQVATDVRLYTRENAIAIAGLIAGLRRAFVAQAEKNVDAVMPSYTHMQQAQPIRVAHWFMAYQEMFRRDEERFHLAAQGANVMPLGSGALAGVNYPIDRRVTANLLGFGAISANSLDAVSDRDFAVEFLAATALLFAHLSRFAEDLIIYSSSEFGCVDLPDEYCTGSSIMPQKKNPDLLELFRGKTGRVNGNLISLLTIIKGLPLAYNKDLQEDKIGLFDSCEQALAALPLATDFVKKMKFHVKLLEARVKNGFLTAVDLADYLALRGMPFREAHHVVGAIVRECEEKGMTFADLTLAHLRAHSPLFKKDVFDYLDPTKSPDRKKTFGSTAKKEILEQIAAAKQELDK, from the coding sequence ATGAAAAACAAGGCGTGGGGCGGCCGGTTCAAGGCCGCGCAGACGAAGGCGTTTCTGGAATACGGCGCGTCCATCGGCTTCGATAAAAAACTGGCTGAATACGACGTGATGCAGAATGTGGCGCACGCCACCGCTTTGCACAAGGCGCGCATCCTCACGCCGGGGGAACTGAAGAAAATAGTCGGCGGCCTCAAGAAGGTCGCGGCGGAAATACGCGCCGGCAAATTCAAGTACCGCGTCGAGGACGAAGACATCCACATGAACATCGAGCGGCGGCTGACGGAGATCATCGGCCCGCTGGCGGGGAAGGTCCACACCGGCCGCAGCCGCAACGACCAGGTGGCCACCGACGTGCGGCTCTACACACGCGAGAACGCCATCGCCATCGCCGGACTCATAGCGGGGCTGCGCCGCGCCTTCGTGGCGCAGGCGGAAAAGAACGTTGACGCCGTGATGCCTTCGTACACCCATATGCAGCAGGCGCAGCCGATACGCGTGGCCCACTGGTTCATGGCGTATCAGGAGATGTTCCGGCGCGACGAGGAGCGCTTCCACCTCGCGGCGCAGGGGGCCAACGTGATGCCGCTCGGCTCCGGCGCGCTGGCGGGGGTCAATTATCCCATCGACCGCCGGGTAACCGCCAACCTGCTCGGCTTCGGGGCGATTTCGGCCAACTCGCTCGACGCCGTTTCCGACCGCGATTTCGCGGTGGAATTCCTCGCCGCCACCGCGCTCCTCTTCGCGCATCTCTCGCGCTTCGCCGAGGACCTCATCATCTATTCGTCCAGCGAGTTCGGCTGCGTCGATCTGCCCGACGAATACTGCACCGGCAGCTCCATCATGCCGCAGAAAAAAAATCCCGACCTGCTGGAGCTTTTCCGGGGCAAGACCGGCCGGGTGAACGGCAACCTGATAAGCCTGCTCACCATCATCAAGGGGTTGCCGCTGGCGTATAACAAGGATTTACAGGAAGACAAAATCGGCCTTTTCGACAGCTGCGAACAGGCGCTCGCAGCGCTGCCGCTCGCCACGGATTTCGTGAAAAAGATGAAGTTCCACGTGAAGCTGCTGGAAGCGCGGGTGAAGAACGGATTTCTAACGGCGGTCGACCTCGCCGACTATTTGGCGTTGCGGGGGATGCCGTTCCGCGAGGCGCACCACGTTGTGGGGGCCATCGTCCGCGAGTGCGAGGAGAAGGGGATGACCTTCGCCGATCTGACGCTTGCGCATTTGCGGGCGCACAGTCCGCTGTTCAAAAAGGATGTGTTCGATTATCTCGATCCCACAAAATCCCCCGACCGGAAGAAAACGTTCGGCTCCACCGCGAAGAAAGAGATTTTGGAGCAGATAGCCGCCGCGAAACAGGAACTGGACAAATGA
- a CDS encoding ABC-2 family transporter protein, whose product METLKIYATLALLSVRARMEYKASFLLFLVAILFFYLAQLGLLIVVLARFKEIHGWTTGEIAFLFGLLTFSQGFTTLFFNALVNFDQMLIQGEFDRTLVRPLSPLGQVVFSRFEASTVAHFFLGAVALYYGAKYSGIEWSLKKDFFLPFVIVGGVMIQSAMRLSVSAVAFWTLRNSSLVHIVVFSSKEFILYPVSIYSHGVQFFLTFLFPIAFVNFYPAQYFLDKTGENLFHPALQMATPLVGALLFALSLYVWKRGIDHYQSSGS is encoded by the coding sequence ATGGAAACGCTGAAAATATACGCCACGCTGGCGCTCCTTTCGGTGCGGGCGCGGATGGAATACAAGGCGTCGTTCCTGTTATTCCTCGTTGCCATCCTCTTTTTCTACCTCGCCCAGCTGGGGCTGCTGATCGTGGTGCTGGCCCGCTTCAAGGAAATCCACGGCTGGACAACGGGCGAGATAGCCTTCCTCTTCGGCCTGCTCACTTTTTCGCAGGGATTCACCACCCTCTTCTTCAACGCGCTGGTCAATTTCGACCAGATGCTGATTCAGGGGGAATTCGACCGGACGCTCGTCCGCCCCTTGAGTCCGCTGGGACAGGTGGTTTTCTCCCGGTTCGAGGCTTCCACCGTGGCGCACTTCTTTTTGGGGGCGGTGGCGCTGTATTACGGCGCAAAGTATTCAGGGATCGAGTGGAGCCTGAAAAAGGACTTTTTCCTGCCGTTCGTCATCGTGGGCGGCGTGATGATACAAAGCGCCATGCGGCTATCGGTCTCCGCCGTTGCGTTCTGGACGCTGCGGAACTCCTCGCTGGTCCACATCGTGGTTTTTTCCAGCAAGGAGTTCATCCTCTACCCCGTCAGCATCTACAGCCACGGGGTGCAGTTCTTCCTGACGTTCCTCTTCCCCATCGCCTTCGTGAACTTCTACCCGGCGCAATATTTTTTGGATAAAACCGGCGAGAACCTCTTCCATCCCGCCTTGCAGATGGCCACGCCGCTGGTCGGCGCGCTCCTCTTCGCCCTCTCACTGTACGTCTGGAAACGCGGCATAGACCACTACCAATCCAGCGGCAGCTGA
- a CDS encoding ABC-2 family transporter protein produces MNLAVFGKFAAVSFQKEIAYRFDYFMAVLNGFLYIFVFTALWRALYAQGGGVGGFTAASITAYAVTAMAIRISFSMDDTTIAIKVRDGSIATDLIRPVSFFMMNLAQCIGFSAFHTAARGVPILIFSVFLFKLDIPFTAQGTALGALSLVMGYLILFMLNYLFGLIAFWVIEVFPFQLMKYGLLNLLGGSVIPVDLFPAFMKPFIALLPFQHIFSTPAAILVGHAAPERALVMLTEQAAWVGIMGAASLLAWNAAKSRLVIQGG; encoded by the coding sequence ATGAACCTCGCGGTATTCGGCAAATTCGCCGCCGTATCGTTCCAGAAGGAGATTGCCTACCGTTTCGACTATTTCATGGCGGTGCTCAACGGCTTCCTGTACATCTTCGTCTTCACCGCGCTCTGGCGGGCGCTCTACGCGCAGGGGGGCGGCGTGGGGGGGTTCACCGCCGCCAGCATCACGGCGTACGCGGTGACGGCGATGGCGATACGGATTTCGTTTTCGATGGATGACACCACCATCGCGATAAAAGTACGCGATGGCTCCATCGCCACCGACCTGATCCGTCCCGTCTCCTTTTTCATGATGAACCTGGCGCAGTGCATCGGCTTTTCCGCCTTCCACACCGCGGCGCGGGGCGTGCCGATTCTCATTTTCTCCGTCTTCCTCTTCAAGCTCGACATCCCGTTCACCGCGCAGGGAACGGCGCTGGGCGCGCTTTCACTCGTGATGGGCTACCTCATCCTCTTCATGCTCAACTACCTCTTCGGGCTGATCGCCTTCTGGGTCATCGAAGTCTTCCCTTTCCAACTGATGAAGTACGGCCTGCTGAACCTGCTGGGGGGAAGCGTGATACCGGTGGATTTATTTCCGGCCTTCATGAAACCGTTCATCGCGCTGCTGCCGTTTCAGCACATCTTTTCCACCCCCGCCGCCATACTGGTCGGCCATGCCGCGCCGGAGCGGGCGCTTGTCATGCTCACCGAGCAGGCGGCATGGGTCGGCATCATGGGGGCGGCGAGCCTGCTTGCCTGGAACGCCGCGAAAAGCCGCCTGGTGATACAGGGGGGCTGA
- a CDS encoding ATP-binding cassette domain-containing protein, giving the protein MAYTIEAQNLVKTFTVDESGKGLLGAVKALFSTKKRIIHAVENVNFGIAQGEFVGYVGENGAGKSTTIKILTGILVPTGGVARVNGVVPYENRRTNGMNIGVVFGQRTQLWWDLPVRESFEILRVIYRVPKGDFDATMARLTKGLGLDGLMEMPVRKLSLGQRMRCDIAAALVHRPAVLFLDEPTIGLDVLAKENIRSFLKELNGKDGTTIILTTHDMNDIEQLCKRLIILDKGRIIYDGPTEELKKKFPHDKIIEVDFENEVTELPLVPVLVPVRREGKKMWLRHAHDSSGLALAIGKLASLYPVKDLSVREPSVEIIIRSIYEKTTALPAYAPGEKAAQ; this is encoded by the coding sequence ATGGCATACACCATTGAAGCGCAAAACCTCGTCAAGACCTTCACGGTGGACGAATCGGGCAAAGGGCTGCTCGGCGCGGTGAAGGCGCTCTTCAGCACGAAGAAGCGGATCATCCACGCCGTGGAGAACGTCAACTTCGGCATCGCCCAGGGGGAATTCGTCGGCTACGTCGGCGAGAACGGCGCGGGAAAAAGCACCACCATAAAAATCCTCACCGGCATCCTCGTCCCCACCGGCGGCGTGGCGCGGGTGAACGGCGTCGTGCCGTACGAAAACCGGCGGACGAACGGCATGAACATCGGCGTGGTCTTCGGCCAGCGGACGCAGCTCTGGTGGGATCTGCCGGTGCGCGAAAGTTTTGAAATCCTCCGCGTGATCTACCGCGTGCCGAAGGGGGACTTTGACGCCACGATGGCGCGTCTCACAAAGGGTCTGGGTCTCGACGGCCTGATGGAGATGCCGGTGCGGAAGCTCTCGCTCGGCCAGCGGATGCGGTGCGACATCGCCGCGGCGCTCGTCCACCGCCCGGCGGTGCTCTTTTTGGACGAGCCGACCATCGGCCTCGACGTGCTTGCCAAGGAAAATATCCGCTCCTTCCTGAAAGAACTTAACGGAAAGGACGGCACCACCATCATCCTCACCACGCACGACATGAACGACATCGAGCAGCTCTGCAAGCGGCTCATTATCCTGGACAAAGGACGCATCATCTACGACGGTCCCACCGAAGAGCTGAAAAAGAAATTTCCGCACGACAAAATCATCGAAGTCGATTTCGAAAACGAGGTAACGGAGCTTCCATTGGTGCCGGTGCTGGTGCCGGTGCGGCGCGAGGGGAAGAAGATGTGGCTCCGCCATGCACACGATTCATCCGGGCTGGCGCTGGCCATCGGCAAACTGGCGAGCCTTTATCCGGTGAAAGACCTCTCGGTGCGCGAACCGTCGGTGGAGATCATCATCCGTTCCATCTACGAAAAAACAACGGCGCTTCCCGCATACGCGCCGGGGGAGAAGGCGGCACAATGA
- a CDS encoding methyltransferase: MADNLTQPSTGYRYSLDPFLLAGFTAECLPSATAARAIDLGTGNGILTALLGKMYPASSFVGVDIRKSGLPHARGNAPHALFVNADIRAAANLFPPGAFDLAVSNPPYRKAGDGRMNPDGDKAVARHEVALTLEELVTAARHLLRDGGVFCLVHLAERSTELMHLLHECGFAPRTVRYVQSREGEDPFLVLAEAVKGGRNRVTVKPPFIVYAPDGGYTAAMNAIYGKFDVL; this comes from the coding sequence GTGGCCGATAATCTTACCCAGCCCTCCACCGGCTATCGCTATTCGCTCGACCCGTTTTTGCTGGCCGGTTTTACGGCTGAATGTCTGCCTTCCGCAACGGCGGCCCGCGCCATCGATCTTGGCACGGGCAACGGCATCCTCACCGCGTTGTTGGGCAAAATGTATCCCGCGTCATCGTTTGTCGGCGTTGATATACGGAAGAGCGGCCTTCCGCATGCGCGCGGCAACGCGCCGCACGCGTTGTTCGTCAACGCCGATATCCGCGCGGCGGCAAATCTGTTCCCCCCCGGCGCGTTCGATCTCGCGGTGAGCAACCCGCCGTACCGCAAGGCGGGGGATGGCCGGATGAATCCGGACGGCGACAAAGCGGTGGCGCGCCACGAGGTGGCGCTCACGCTGGAGGAGCTTGTTACGGCCGCGCGTCATTTGTTGCGCGATGGCGGCGTGTTTTGCCTTGTCCATCTCGCGGAGCGGAGCACGGAACTGATGCACCTTTTGCATGAATGCGGCTTCGCGCCGCGCACCGTCCGGTATGTGCAGAGCCGCGAAGGGGAAGACCCGTTCCTGGTTTTGGCGGAGGCGGTGAAAGGGGGGCGCAACCGCGTTACGGTGAAGCCGCCGTTCATCGTCTACGCCCCGGATGGCGGCTACACCGCCGCGATGAATGCCATCTACGGGAAATTCGATGTCCTCTGA
- the miaA gene encoding tRNA (adenosine(37)-N6)-dimethylallyltransferase MiaA has protein sequence MKNLFPERDPSPAAQDDSGGGRQPVDAPKPRLLIIGGPTGAGKSAIAARVAQLVDGEIVSADSVQAYRHCDIGSAKPDAEMRRAVPHHLIDVVEPDQPFTLADFRAAAAVAIDGIVARGKTPIVCGGTGLYIKALLEGLHGGAQSDPALRRELLETSLPVLYTRLGKLDPARATALHPNDRHRIVRGIENALLPQKNVPPPPPAYDFVFFIITAPRGIIYQRIEDRVDAMLVHGLLDETKALLARYAADCKPLMSVGYRQAVQHLRGELDGAALAAEIKKATRHYAKRQITWFSSVHGGIWVNADALGTGGAAAFIADYFLGRKT, from the coding sequence GTGAAGAATCTCTTTCCGGAAAGAGATCCTTCGCCTGCGGCTCAGGATGACAGCGGAGGGGGGCGGCAGCCTGTCGACGCGCCAAAGCCCCGCCTGCTGATTATCGGCGGGCCCACCGGCGCCGGGAAAAGCGCCATCGCCGCGCGGGTGGCGCAATTGGTGGATGGCGAGATCGTCAGCGCCGATTCGGTGCAGGCGTACCGCCACTGCGATATCGGCAGCGCCAAACCGGATGCGGAGATGCGCCGCGCCGTGCCGCATCACCTGATAGACGTGGTGGAGCCGGATCAGCCGTTCACCCTAGCCGATTTCCGCGCCGCCGCCGCCGTTGCCATCGACGGCATTGTGGCGCGCGGCAAAACGCCGATTGTCTGCGGCGGCACCGGGCTTTATATCAAAGCGCTGCTGGAGGGATTGCATGGCGGTGCGCAGTCTGATCCCGCTCTGCGCCGTGAGTTGCTGGAGACTTCCTTGCCCGTCCTGTACACCCGCCTCGGAAAACTTGACCCCGCGCGCGCCACCGCGCTGCACCCCAACGACCGGCACCGCATCGTCCGCGGAATCGAAAACGCGTTGCTGCCGCAAAAAAACGTGCCGCCCCCGCCCCCCGCGTACGATTTTGTTTTCTTTATCATCACCGCTCCGCGCGGTATCATTTATCAACGGATCGAGGATCGCGTGGACGCGATGCTTGTGCATGGCCTGTTGGACGAAACCAAGGCGCTGCTCGCGCGGTATGCGGCGGACTGCAAGCCGCTGATGAGCGTCGGCTACCGTCAGGCGGTTCAACACCTGCGCGGCGAATTGGATGGGGCGGCGCTGGCCGCCGAAATAAAAAAGGCGACGCGCCACTACGCCAAACGGCAGATTACATGGTTTTCCTCCGTGCATGGGGGGATTTGGGTGAATGCCGATGCGCTGGGAACCGGCGGCGCGGCGGCGTTTATCGCGGATTATTTTTTGGGACGGAAAACATGA
- a CDS encoding transglycosylase SLT domain-containing protein, which produces MKRWGMLLFAAMLAFAPAARAQSPADTEMPDYQTQTPAAGAQEIQVFPEVGATITAKPSNGIQPPSLEQAGRLAKKKDFPRAIETLNALPPTEDSAQKAARAYIRGLALKELQQPAEAAPLLREAAADPLLGDWALLSAMEAYAAAGQPGQVIAAADELYARFPYSPLAEGTALMKAKALMDTGLYAKAEILLKERLAKGAKAPERAYQLLARCFEAEGKIVDAHAAWAEIWFGYPAAPFAADAKVQMDRLKSSGKGLFLTASAGKKLERAAALMQNRLYKDAVAYIGSLDKGSFTPGHRAELYLHLGRARERLGNKDDAMEAYNHAARAAGPKLRGEALYRAARISWNRDESGKTAELLNKILKESPSSDVAAPAVYMLGRLDESAGRRAEAIKKFERTAAVYPSSPAAELALWYAGWLRYMDGDYAGAETAFQRLADRDENSGAAPMALYWIIRSRQMRASDFSAPLERLLKKYPLSYYTLLTNGGGISYRVPVELPAPPGGQFHETAAVRIREGMGRFAQKPSLSPKGVWAYESALAWMRLGFTGRARDLLDIVAAETPFRRETRTWLAVQYHGAECYQCVFREADTILKESVEKDYLDFLSLLIFPVAHWRAVADEAAANKIDPFLILSVIRQESIFDPDIVSIADARGLMQVIPPTAARMARELGIESFTADQLQIPERNIAIGARYLAGLVKNEKGDLPLALATYNAGPNPVAKWKGRIPMDDASVFVERIPYTETREYVKKVLRNYGFYKKVYLELLGGARAQNLP; this is translated from the coding sequence ATGAAACGGTGGGGGATGCTCTTGTTTGCGGCGATGCTGGCGTTCGCCCCGGCCGCGCGTGCGCAATCGCCGGCCGATACCGAGATGCCGGACTATCAGACGCAGACCCCCGCCGCCGGCGCCCAGGAAATCCAGGTTTTTCCCGAAGTGGGCGCAACAATCACCGCAAAGCCGTCCAACGGCATACAGCCTCCCTCGTTGGAACAAGCGGGGCGTTTGGCGAAGAAAAAGGATTTTCCACGGGCAATAGAGACGCTTAACGCCTTGCCGCCCACGGAGGACAGCGCCCAGAAAGCCGCGCGCGCCTATATCCGCGGCTTGGCGCTCAAGGAACTGCAACAGCCCGCCGAGGCGGCCCCGCTTTTGCGCGAGGCAGCCGCCGATCCGCTCCTGGGGGACTGGGCGCTGTTGAGTGCCATGGAGGCGTACGCCGCGGCGGGCCAGCCGGGGCAGGTGATCGCGGCGGCGGACGAGCTATATGCACGGTTTCCCTATTCGCCGCTGGCCGAAGGAACCGCGTTGATGAAGGCCAAGGCGCTGATGGACACTGGACTGTATGCGAAGGCGGAGATACTCCTCAAAGAGCGGCTTGCAAAGGGGGCGAAGGCGCCCGAACGGGCGTATCAGCTTTTGGCCCGGTGTTTCGAGGCGGAGGGGAAGATTGTGGACGCCCACGCCGCGTGGGCCGAAATCTGGTTTGGGTATCCGGCGGCGCCATTTGCCGCCGACGCCAAAGTTCAGATGGACCGGCTGAAAAGTTCGGGCAAAGGGTTATTCCTGACCGCGTCAGCCGGCAAAAAGCTGGAGCGGGCGGCGGCGTTAATGCAAAACCGCCTGTACAAGGATGCCGTGGCTTACATCGGAAGCCTTGATAAAGGCAGCTTTACCCCCGGACACCGCGCGGAACTCTATCTGCACTTGGGGCGGGCGAGGGAGCGGCTGGGGAATAAGGACGACGCGATGGAAGCGTACAACCATGCGGCCCGCGCCGCCGGCCCCAAGCTTCGCGGCGAAGCGCTCTACCGCGCCGCGCGGATCAGCTGGAACCGCGATGAGAGCGGCAAGACCGCCGAGCTGCTCAACAAAATACTGAAGGAATCCCCCAGCTCGGATGTCGCCGCGCCGGCCGTTTATATGCTGGGGCGGCTGGACGAAAGCGCCGGCCGCCGCGCGGAGGCGATAAAAAAATTCGAGCGGACGGCGGCGGTTTATCCCTCGTCACCGGCGGCGGAACTGGCGCTGTGGTATGCCGGCTGGCTCCGCTATATGGACGGTGATTACGCCGGCGCCGAAACGGCGTTTCAGCGGCTGGCGGACCGCGACGAGAATTCCGGCGCCGCGCCGATGGCGCTCTACTGGATTATCCGCTCCCGGCAGATGCGGGCGAGTGACTTTTCCGCCCCGCTGGAGCGGCTGCTCAAAAAATATCCGCTTTCGTACTATACGTTGCTGACAAATGGTGGCGGCATCAGCTACCGTGTTCCGGTGGAACTTCCGGCGCCGCCCGGCGGCCAGTTCCACGAAACCGCCGCCGTCCGTATCCGCGAGGGGATGGGCCGCTTCGCCCAAAAGCCGTCCCTTTCCCCCAAAGGAGTTTGGGCTTATGAATCGGCGCTGGCGTGGATGCGGCTCGGTTTCACCGGCCGCGCGCGCGATCTGTTGGACATCGTGGCGGCCGAGACCCCCTTCCGGCGGGAGACCCGCACCTGGCTGGCGGTTCAGTACCACGGCGCGGAGTGCTATCAGTGCGTGTTCCGCGAGGCGGATACCATCCTGAAAGAGAGCGTCGAAAAGGACTATCTCGATTTTCTTTCGCTCCTCATTTTTCCCGTCGCCCACTGGCGCGCCGTGGCGGACGAGGCCGCCGCAAATAAAATAGACCCGTTTCTTATCCTGTCGGTTATCCGGCAGGAAAGTATTTTCGATCCGGACATCGTTTCCATCGCCGATGCGCGGGGGCTGATGCAGGTCATCCCGCCGACCGCCGCGCGGATGGCGCGCGAGTTGGGGATTGAGTCCTTTACGGCGGATCAGCTCCAGATACCGGAGCGGAATATCGCCATCGGCGCCCGCTATCTGGCCGGGCTGGTGAAAAACGAAAAGGGGGATTTGCCGCTGGCGTTGGCCACCTATAACGCGGGTCCCAACCCGGTGGCCAAGTGGAAGGGGCGCATCCCGATGGATGACGCCTCGGTCTTCGTTGAAAGAATCCCGTACACCGAAACGCGGGAATATGTTAAAAAAGTCCTGCGTAATTACGGCTTTTACAAAAAAGTTTATTTGGAGCTGTTGGGCGGCGCGCGGGCGCAAAACCTCCCCTAG
- a CDS encoding D-aminoacylase, translating into MFDAVIRNATLYGLEGNRSAAADLGIKDGRIAKIGVIAEKGAVEIDGAGYCALPGFVDVHSHSDYYLLIDPAAEGKLRQGVTSEVGGNCGYSSAPIGGDIFRVRSEAYKEQFGLTLDWKTFDEYWRRLEKKKSSVNYAGLIGYNTLRASVLGSKDVPAAGEGKETMKRMIRENMAQGAAGMSVGLVYPPACFATKEEMVEMVGEVAKAGKLFTTHIRSEGPRLVESIEEVIDIARRTGVKLQISHLKTAGKENWHKLDTVFNMIEAARADGVDIECDRYPYIASNTGLQVVLPDWAFDGGRDGTIAFLKDPAARNKMRAEILANHPEPEYWDTVMVSQVVTPKNYDMQGVTVARGAKITGKDPVDFVFDILLEEKTEVEAIYFCMNDTNMDRILTKDYVMVGSDAGARSVGGPLGIGRPHPRTFGTFPRFFAEYVFGRKLVSMEEAVMKTSTMACRRFGLAGRGELREGYWADIVMFRPEAIADTTTYENPLSYPKGVDYVFVNGTLSINKGEYTGALAGRGLKIL; encoded by the coding sequence ATGTTCGACGCCGTCATACGGAACGCCACCCTTTACGGTCTTGAAGGGAACCGCTCCGCCGCGGCCGATCTCGGCATCAAGGACGGGCGGATAGCCAAGATAGGCGTGATAGCGGAAAAGGGCGCCGTCGAAATCGACGGCGCCGGCTATTGCGCCCTCCCCGGCTTCGTCGACGTCCATTCGCACTCCGACTATTATCTTCTCATCGACCCCGCCGCCGAGGGAAAACTGCGGCAAGGGGTGACCAGCGAGGTGGGGGGAAACTGCGGTTACAGCTCCGCCCCCATCGGCGGCGATATCTTCCGTGTGCGGAGCGAAGCGTACAAGGAGCAGTTCGGCCTCACGCTGGATTGGAAGACGTTTGACGAATATTGGCGGCGGCTGGAAAAGAAAAAAAGTTCCGTGAATTATGCGGGACTCATCGGCTACAACACCCTGCGCGCGTCGGTGCTCGGCAGCAAAGACGTGCCGGCCGCGGGGGAGGGAAAGGAAACGATGAAGCGGATGATCCGCGAGAACATGGCGCAGGGTGCCGCCGGCATGAGCGTCGGCCTCGTCTATCCCCCCGCCTGCTTCGCCACCAAGGAAGAGATGGTGGAAATGGTGGGGGAGGTTGCCAAGGCCGGAAAACTCTTCACCACCCACATCCGATCCGAGGGGCCGCGCCTCGTTGAATCCATCGAAGAGGTGATCGACATCGCCCGCCGCACCGGCGTGAAACTTCAGATATCGCACCTTAAAACCGCCGGCAAGGAAAACTGGCACAAGCTGGATACAGTGTTCAATATGATAGAGGCCGCCCGCGCCGACGGGGTGGATATCGAATGCGACCGCTACCCCTACATCGCCAGCAACACCGGCTTGCAGGTGGTGCTGCCCGACTGGGCGTTCGACGGCGGGCGCGACGGCACCATCGCCTTCCTCAAAGACCCCGCCGCGCGGAACAAGATGCGCGCGGAAATTTTGGCCAATCACCCCGAACCGGAATACTGGGATACCGTGATGGTGTCGCAGGTGGTCACGCCGAAGAATTACGATATGCAGGGGGTGACCGTCGCGCGGGGAGCCAAAATAACCGGCAAAGACCCGGTCGATTTCGTGTTCGACATACTGCTGGAGGAAAAAACCGAGGTGGAGGCGATCTACTTCTGCATGAACGATACAAACATGGACCGCATCCTGACCAAGGACTACGTGATGGTCGGCTCGGATGCCGGCGCGCGCTCCGTCGGCGGCCCGCTTGGCATCGGGCGGCCGCACCCGCGCACCTTCGGCACCTTTCCGCGTTTTTTCGCGGAGTACGTTTTCGGGCGGAAGCTCGTGTCGATGGAAGAGGCGGTCATGAAGACCAGCACGATGGCCTGCCGCCGTTTCGGCCTGGCGGGGCGCGGCGAACTGCGCGAAGGCTATTGGGCCGACATCGTGATGTTCCGCCCGGAGGCAATCGCCGATACCACCACCTACGAAAATCCGCTTTCGTACCCGAAAGGGGTCGACTATGTATTCGTCAACGGCACGCTCTCCATCAACAAGGGGGAGTATACCGGCGCGCTCGCCGGAAGGGGCCTGAAAATACTTTGA